One region of Mycolicibacterium lutetiense genomic DNA includes:
- a CDS encoding MMPL/RND family transporter, with the protein MSSPTTSPTPSPAPGPTPEAKPPFIPRMIRVLAVPIILGWLVIAYLLSAVVPPLEQVEKEHSVSLIPNDAPSFEAVQRMGRNFHEATSNSAAIIVLEGDRPLGDEAHRYYNDLIRQLKADPAHVQHVQDFWGDPLMSGAAQSADNKAVYVQMGLAGDLGQPLSNESLEAVRGIVDRSSPPAGVKAYVTGPAAMVADLSASGNKTVLLVTGLSLAVILTMLLFFFRSIFTAVILLFLVGIQLQVARGVVALLGDQGLISLSTYAVNLLVTLGIAAGTDYGIFFVGRYQEARQAGEEKEQAFYTTYRSVGKVVLASGLTIAGAVFCLSFTRLPYFRTLGIPCALGMLVAVAVALTLIPAVLALGSRFRLFEPKRKIIVRRWRRIGTAIVRWPAPILVAACAVSLIGLLALPAYQAGYNDQKYLPKDIPANAGYEAAGRHFQQSLMASPDVLLVEADHDMRNASDFLVLNKLTKGILAVPGVARVQAATRPEGIPLKHTTIPFIISASNASQLQLLPFQKARMNDLLTQADEISKTIAVMQRMYGLMQQLAVTTNSLVGKTHELEDTTLELRDHMADFDDFWRPVRNYLYWEPHCFDIPLCWSIKSLFEALDGVDKLTVSMHQLIGNLDQLNILMPQMIAQFPAMIATMESTRTMMLSMRSTMAGILAQMDEMSDGATAMGRAFDDAQNDDSFYIPPDVFKNADFKRVMDVFLSPDGKTARLLISQRGDPATPEGISRVGPIRTAAEEALKGTPLESAGLYLTGSSAMAKDQVDGSTYDLLIAGIAALCLIFIIMLIMIRSLVAAMVIVGTVALSLGAAFGMSVLIWQHILGIQLNWIVLAIALIILLAVGSDYNLLLVSRMKEEVPAGINTGIIRAMAGSGKVVTIAGLVFASTMLAMLASDVRTIGQVGSTIGIGLLFDTLVVRAFMTPSIAALLGRWFWWPLHVRQRPASALLRPIGPRPLVRSLLLNPDER; encoded by the coding sequence ATGAGCAGCCCGACGACGAGCCCGACTCCGAGCCCGGCTCCTGGTCCGACTCCGGAGGCCAAACCGCCGTTCATCCCGAGGATGATCCGCGTGCTGGCGGTGCCGATCATCCTCGGCTGGTTGGTGATCGCATATTTGTTGAGCGCAGTCGTACCTCCGCTGGAGCAAGTGGAGAAGGAGCACTCCGTATCGCTGATCCCCAACGACGCGCCATCGTTCGAGGCGGTCCAACGCATGGGGAGGAACTTCCACGAAGCCACCTCGAACAGCGCGGCGATAATCGTGCTGGAGGGCGACCGACCACTCGGTGATGAGGCGCACCGGTACTACAACGATTTGATCCGCCAGCTGAAAGCCGACCCGGCCCACGTGCAGCATGTGCAGGATTTCTGGGGAGATCCGCTCATGTCCGGCGCGGCGCAGAGCGCCGACAACAAGGCCGTGTACGTCCAGATGGGCCTCGCGGGCGACCTTGGCCAACCTCTGTCGAACGAGTCCCTGGAAGCGGTCCGGGGCATCGTCGATCGGAGTTCACCTCCTGCGGGGGTCAAGGCTTATGTCACCGGGCCGGCGGCGATGGTCGCCGACCTGAGCGCGAGCGGCAACAAGACCGTCCTCCTGGTGACAGGCTTGAGCCTCGCGGTAATCCTGACGATGCTGCTGTTCTTCTTCCGCTCGATCTTCACGGCCGTGATCTTGCTATTCCTGGTGGGCATCCAACTGCAGGTGGCCCGGGGAGTGGTGGCACTTCTCGGCGATCAGGGCCTCATCAGCCTTTCAACCTATGCGGTCAACCTTCTGGTGACTCTCGGCATCGCAGCCGGCACCGACTACGGCATCTTCTTCGTCGGGCGCTACCAAGAGGCGCGCCAGGCCGGCGAGGAGAAGGAACAGGCTTTTTACACCACGTACCGCAGCGTCGGCAAGGTGGTGCTGGCATCTGGATTGACCATCGCCGGTGCCGTTTTCTGCCTCAGCTTCACCCGGTTGCCCTACTTCCGGACCCTTGGTATTCCGTGTGCCCTCGGCATGCTCGTGGCGGTGGCGGTGGCCCTGACGCTGATTCCGGCGGTCCTTGCGCTGGGCAGTCGATTCCGATTGTTCGAGCCCAAACGCAAAATCATTGTTCGCCGCTGGCGCCGCATCGGCACCGCCATCGTTCGTTGGCCGGCACCCATTCTCGTCGCCGCCTGTGCAGTGTCATTGATCGGGCTGTTGGCGCTGCCTGCATATCAGGCCGGCTACAACGACCAGAAATATCTACCGAAAGATATTCCGGCCAATGCCGGGTACGAGGCCGCCGGCAGGCATTTTCAGCAATCGCTGATGGCCTCGCCCGACGTGTTGCTGGTCGAGGCTGACCATGACATGCGGAACGCGTCCGATTTTCTGGTGCTGAACAAGCTGACCAAGGGCATTCTGGCCGTTCCCGGGGTGGCCCGCGTGCAGGCTGCGACCCGGCCGGAGGGTATTCCCCTCAAGCACACGACGATTCCGTTCATCATCAGTGCCTCAAATGCCAGCCAACTGCAGCTCTTGCCGTTTCAGAAGGCCCGCATGAATGACTTGCTCACCCAGGCCGACGAGATATCGAAGACCATCGCGGTGATGCAACGCATGTACGGCCTGATGCAGCAACTCGCCGTCACGACCAACAGTCTGGTGGGCAAGACACACGAACTCGAAGACACCACGTTGGAGCTGCGGGACCACATGGCGGACTTCGACGACTTCTGGCGCCCTGTGCGCAATTACCTGTACTGGGAGCCTCACTGTTTCGACATCCCGCTGTGCTGGTCCATCAAATCGCTTTTCGAGGCGCTGGACGGTGTCGACAAGCTCACCGTCTCCATGCACCAGCTGATCGGGAACCTCGATCAACTCAACATTCTCATGCCGCAGATGATCGCCCAGTTTCCAGCCATGATCGCCACGATGGAGAGCACCCGGACCATGATGCTGTCGATGCGCAGCACCATGGCGGGAATTCTGGCTCAGATGGACGAGATGTCCGATGGCGCAACGGCTATGGGCCGAGCCTTCGACGATGCCCAGAATGACGATTCTTTCTACATCCCGCCTGATGTATTCAAAAATGCGGACTTCAAGCGGGTCATGGACGTGTTCTTGTCGCCGGACGGTAAAACGGCGCGCCTGCTCATCTCGCAGCGAGGAGATCCGGCGACGCCCGAAGGCATTTCGCGGGTCGGCCCGATCAGGACTGCAGCTGAGGAGGCGCTCAAGGGAACACCGCTGGAGAGCGCCGGGCTTTATCTCACGGGCAGCTCGGCGATGGCGAAAGATCAGGTGGACGGGTCGACCTATGACCTTCTGATCGCGGGTATCGCCGCACTGTGTCTGATCTTCATCATCATGCTGATCATGATTCGGAGTCTGGTCGCAGCAATGGTGATCGTGGGTACGGTCGCGCTGTCTCTCGGTGCTGCGTTCGGCATGTCCGTCCTGATCTGGCAGCACATTCTAGGCATCCAGTTGAACTGGATCGTGCTCGCGATCGCACTCATCATCCTGTTGGCGGTCGGCTCCGACTACAACCTGTTATTGGTGTCCCGGATGAAAGAGGAGGTTCCGGCGGGCATCAATACGGGCATCATCCGCGCCATGGCCGGCAGCGGCAAGGTGGTGACGATCGCCGGTCTGGTGTTCGCCTCAACCATGTTGGCAATGTTGGCCAGCGATGTGCGCACCATCGGCCAGGTCGGTTCCACCATCGGTATCGGTCTCCTATTCGACACCCTGGTCGTACGTGCCTTCATGACCCCGTCCATCGCGGCCCTGCTGGGCCGATGGTTCTGGTGGCCGTTGCACGTTCGGCAGCGGCCGGCCAGTGCGCTGCTGCGGCCGATCGGGCCCCGACCGCTGGTCCGTTCCCTGTTGCTCAATCCCGACGAACGCTGA
- a CDS encoding MMPL/RND family transporter, protein MIHRLAVPIILGWLVFVAIATFAIPSLEHVGRQYSVSLVPKDAPSFHAMQRIGKNFGESDSDSVAMIAVESQQPLGDEAHRYYDDLMRQLKADTRHVQHVQDYWADPLTAPAVQSADNKAVYVQLNLAGNQGESLANESVEAIRDIVARTPPPPGVKAYVTGPAPLVADMNHAGDKSIIKITIVTLVVILAMLLLVYRSVVTAVLLLVMVGIQVQAARGVVAFLGMHQVIGLSTFAVNLLVSLGIAVGTDYGIFFLGRYQEARQAGEDREAAFYTTYRSVAKVVLGSGLTIAGAIFCLSFARLPYFQTMGLPTAVAMVVAVAVALTLVPAVLALGGRFGLFDPQRKIVVRRWRRLATAIVRWPAPILVTACAIALTGLLALPAYQTSYNDRLYVPADIPANVGYAAAERHFPQSRMTPDIMMIEADHDMRNPSDLLILNKVAKGIFAVPGISRVQGITRPEGNPIDRTSIPFLLSLQSANQKQVLPFQKDRMKDLLKQADDITTLINITQRLYAVGQQMATTTHRMTENTRELDAVTDELRDHVADFDDFFRPIRNYFYWEPHCFDIPFCWSTRSLFDSIDGVDAVSDKLHELSQETDKLDVLMPQLMAQFPKMIASMKAMRASILTMHSTMAGTLAMMDEMSENATAMGQAFDAARNDDSFYLPPEVLQNEDFKRAMTLFFSPDGKSARFIISHRGDPATPEGISRVDAVVKAAEEALKVTPLESAKIYLAGTAPTFKDMRDGSTYDLLIAGVAALCLIFIIMLLVTRSLIAALVIVGTVALSLGAAFGLSVLIWQHILGIDLHWLVLAMSVIILLAVGSDYNLLLVSRMREEIGVGINTGIIRAMGGSGKVVTTAGLVFAFTMMSMVVSDLRIIGQVGSTIGIGLLLDTLVVRALMTPSIAALLGRWFWWPQRVRQRPASALLRDTAPRPVARSLMLPPDER, encoded by the coding sequence ATGATTCACCGGTTGGCGGTCCCGATCATCCTCGGCTGGTTGGTGTTCGTCGCAATTGCGACCTTCGCCATTCCGTCGCTCGAACACGTCGGCCGGCAGTATTCGGTGTCGCTGGTCCCCAAAGACGCCCCGTCGTTCCATGCGATGCAACGTATCGGCAAGAACTTCGGCGAATCGGATTCCGACAGCGTGGCGATGATCGCCGTGGAGAGCCAACAACCTCTGGGCGACGAGGCGCACCGTTACTACGACGACCTGATGCGGCAGTTGAAGGCCGACACCCGTCACGTGCAGCACGTGCAGGACTACTGGGCCGATCCACTCACCGCGCCGGCGGTCCAGAGCGCTGACAACAAGGCCGTTTATGTCCAGCTGAATCTCGCTGGTAACCAAGGCGAATCCCTGGCGAACGAGTCTGTGGAAGCCATCCGCGACATCGTGGCTCGCACACCGCCTCCGCCGGGAGTGAAGGCCTACGTCACCGGTCCCGCGCCGTTGGTCGCAGACATGAACCACGCCGGGGACAAATCCATCATCAAGATCACCATCGTCACTCTCGTGGTGATCCTTGCCATGCTGCTGCTGGTCTACCGTTCCGTGGTCACCGCGGTCCTTCTTCTCGTCATGGTGGGGATCCAGGTTCAGGCCGCTCGCGGGGTGGTCGCGTTCCTGGGCATGCACCAGGTCATCGGGCTGTCGACGTTCGCAGTCAACCTGCTGGTGTCGCTGGGCATCGCGGTGGGAACCGACTACGGGATCTTTTTCCTCGGCCGATACCAGGAGGCACGGCAAGCCGGCGAGGATCGGGAAGCCGCCTTCTACACCACATATCGAAGTGTGGCGAAGGTCGTCCTGGGCTCTGGGCTGACCATCGCCGGAGCCATCTTCTGCCTGAGTTTCGCCCGACTGCCCTACTTCCAGACGATGGGTCTTCCGACCGCGGTCGCGATGGTGGTCGCGGTCGCCGTGGCGCTCACCCTCGTCCCGGCGGTGCTCGCCTTGGGCGGTCGTTTTGGGCTCTTCGACCCCCAGCGCAAGATCGTCGTCCGGCGGTGGCGGCGGCTGGCGACGGCGATCGTCCGATGGCCGGCACCCATTCTCGTCACCGCCTGCGCAATCGCACTGACCGGGTTGTTGGCGCTACCGGCTTATCAGACCAGCTACAACGACCGCCTTTACGTGCCTGCCGACATTCCGGCCAACGTCGGATATGCGGCGGCCGAGAGGCACTTCCCGCAGTCCCGAATGACGCCTGACATCATGATGATCGAAGCCGACCACGATATGCGCAATCCTTCAGATCTGCTGATATTGAACAAGGTGGCCAAGGGGATTTTCGCCGTCCCGGGCATATCGCGCGTGCAGGGAATAACCCGGCCCGAGGGCAACCCGATCGACCGGACTTCGATACCGTTCCTGCTCAGCTTGCAGAGTGCCAATCAGAAACAGGTATTGCCGTTCCAGAAGGATCGCATGAAGGACCTGTTGAAACAGGCAGATGACATCACCACGCTGATCAACATCACGCAGCGGCTCTACGCTGTGGGGCAGCAAATGGCCACTACGACACATCGAATGACTGAAAACACACGCGAGTTGGACGCTGTCACCGATGAACTGCGGGACCACGTCGCCGATTTCGACGACTTCTTCCGGCCGATCCGCAACTATTTCTACTGGGAACCGCATTGCTTCGACATCCCATTTTGTTGGTCGACGAGATCACTGTTCGACTCGATCGACGGGGTCGATGCGGTCTCTGACAAATTGCATGAGCTCAGTCAGGAAACCGACAAGCTCGATGTGCTGATGCCCCAGTTGATGGCGCAGTTCCCGAAGATGATCGCGAGCATGAAGGCGATGAGAGCCTCGATTCTGACCATGCACAGCACCATGGCCGGCACCCTCGCGATGATGGATGAGATGAGCGAGAACGCCACCGCGATGGGCCAGGCATTCGACGCCGCCCGAAACGACGACTCCTTCTACCTGCCGCCCGAAGTCCTCCAGAACGAGGACTTCAAGCGTGCGATGACTCTGTTTTTCTCGCCCGACGGGAAGTCGGCCCGCTTCATCATTTCGCATCGGGGGGACCCCGCGACACCTGAAGGCATCTCGCGGGTCGACGCGGTGGTCAAGGCGGCCGAAGAAGCGTTGAAGGTCACCCCATTGGAGAGCGCCAAAATCTACTTGGCCGGTACCGCACCGACTTTCAAGGACATGCGGGACGGCTCGACCTATGACCTCCTCATCGCGGGAGTCGCTGCGCTGTGCCTCATCTTCATCATCATGTTGCTGGTCACGCGCAGCCTGATCGCTGCGCTGGTCATCGTTGGCACGGTGGCGCTTTCGCTGGGTGCGGCCTTCGGGCTCTCGGTGCTGATCTGGCAGCACATTCTCGGGATAGACCTGCACTGGCTCGTGCTCGCGATGTCCGTGATCATTCTTTTGGCGGTCGGTTCCGATTACAACCTGCTGCTGGTGTCACGGATGAGAGAAGAGATCGGCGTGGGGATCAACACCGGCATCATCCGCGCCATGGGCGGTAGCGGCAAGGTAGTGACGACCGCGGGACTGGTTTTCGCGTTCACCATGATGTCGATGGTGGTAAGTGATCTGCGGATCATCGGCCAGGTGGGTTCCACGATCGGCATAGGCCTGCTGTTGGACACCTTGGTGGTGCGTGCGCTCATGACGCCGTCCATCGCCGCGCTGCTGGGACGTTGGTTCTGGTGGCCGCAACGGGTGCGCCAACGGCCGGCAAGTGCGCTGTTGAGGGACACGGCTCCCCGGCCGGTGGCTCGCTCGCTAATGCTTCCGCCCGACGAGCGCTGA
- a CDS encoding hemophore-related protein — MIELSPIKVAVAVGVLAISLSAGAGVASADPRLDSAVNTSCSYSQVMGALNAQSPMAGASPAVQSVLGQFLEAPRDQRQRMAEGIAAQPANQPYLGLLQTVFDTCNNF, encoded by the coding sequence ATGATTGAACTATCGCCGATCAAAGTGGCTGTCGCCGTCGGCGTTCTGGCAATATCCCTGTCTGCCGGCGCGGGGGTCGCGTCTGCAGATCCCAGGCTTGATTCGGCTGTTAACACAAGCTGTAGCTATTCGCAGGTGATGGGCGCGCTCAATGCGCAGAGTCCCATGGCCGGCGCTTCACCGGCAGTGCAGTCGGTTCTGGGGCAGTTCCTCGAGGCGCCGCGTGATCAGCGTCAGCGAATGGCCGAGGGCATCGCTGCTCAACCGGCCAATCAGCCTTATCTGGGGTTGCTGCAGACGGTCTTCGACACCTGTAACAACTTCTGA
- a CDS encoding IclR family transcriptional regulator: MPDDEPAGRASPPTARVVAILDFLSHHPQERFGLSELTRRVGLSKPTCLGILSTLTESGYLIRDREDKTYRLGPSLISLGHAAQESMRVNPAARAELHTLSATFDTSAGLTAVVDDRITVLELVGPPGRDPGVRVGQSYPFAPPVGLMFVLWDDDALRTWLAKVPTIPLRTESARLQRVIESCRADGYLVERLTPGGRRLYALMAGMSTNLPDELRALLSELVSDIGERVYLRNEGEGRRTPHDISVISAPVFDHYRRQVMAVSLHIGTALTDREISDRARALVATADALTKQLGGTKPTY, from the coding sequence ATGCCAGACGACGAGCCGGCCGGCCGCGCCTCACCTCCGACGGCGCGGGTGGTGGCCATCCTGGATTTCCTGTCCCACCACCCGCAGGAGCGGTTCGGGCTCTCCGAGCTCACCCGCCGCGTCGGCCTGAGCAAGCCCACCTGCCTGGGCATCCTCAGCACACTCACCGAATCGGGCTACCTGATCCGGGACCGCGAAGACAAGACGTACCGCCTCGGGCCGAGCCTGATCTCACTCGGCCACGCAGCACAGGAGTCGATGCGCGTGAACCCGGCGGCCCGAGCCGAGTTACACACGCTGTCAGCCACGTTCGATACCTCGGCGGGCCTGACCGCCGTGGTCGACGACCGGATCACCGTCCTGGAACTGGTCGGCCCGCCGGGCCGCGACCCAGGGGTGCGGGTCGGACAGAGCTATCCGTTCGCCCCACCGGTCGGCCTGATGTTCGTGCTGTGGGACGACGACGCGCTGCGGACCTGGCTGGCCAAGGTGCCGACCATCCCGCTGCGCACCGAATCCGCACGACTGCAGCGGGTCATCGAAAGCTGCCGTGCCGACGGATATCTGGTGGAACGACTGACACCGGGCGGCCGCAGGCTCTATGCGCTGATGGCGGGGATGTCGACCAATCTGCCCGACGAACTGCGCGCGCTGCTGAGCGAGTTGGTCTCCGACATCGGCGAGCGGGTGTATCTGCGGAATGAAGGCGAGGGCCGCCGCACGCCACATGACATCAGCGTCATCTCGGCACCGGTGTTCGACCACTATCGACGGCAGGTGATGGCGGTATCACTGCACATCGGAACGGCATTGACGGATAGGGAGATCAGCGATCGCGCCCGCGCGCTGGTGGCGACGGCCGACGCGTTGACCAAGCAACTCGGCGGAACCAAGCCGACGTACTGA
- a CDS encoding SDR family oxidoreductase: MAGLLEGKVVVISGVGPGLGTTLARRCAENGADLVLAARTVERLEDVAKEVTGLGRRALAVGTDITDEEQVANVVARTMEEYGKADVLINNAFRVPSMKPFANTTFEHMRDAIELTVFGALRMTQGFAPALEAAKGSVVNVNSMVVRHSQAKYGAYKMAKSALLAMSQTLATELGENGIRVNSVMPGYIWGETLEGYFNHQAQKYGTTVEQIYNASAAGSDLKRLPTEDEVASAILFMASDLSSGITGQALDVNCGEYKA, from the coding sequence ATGGCCGGACTGCTCGAAGGCAAGGTAGTGGTGATCAGCGGGGTCGGGCCCGGGCTCGGGACGACGCTGGCCCGCCGATGCGCGGAGAACGGCGCCGACCTCGTGCTGGCCGCCCGCACGGTGGAGCGGCTCGAGGACGTGGCCAAAGAGGTGACGGGACTGGGCCGTCGTGCGCTCGCGGTGGGCACCGACATCACCGACGAGGAACAGGTCGCCAACGTGGTGGCCCGCACGATGGAGGAGTACGGCAAGGCCGACGTGTTGATCAACAACGCGTTCCGGGTGCCGTCCATGAAGCCGTTCGCGAACACCACGTTCGAGCACATGCGGGATGCGATCGAGCTGACCGTGTTCGGCGCACTGCGCATGACCCAGGGCTTCGCGCCGGCCCTGGAAGCTGCCAAAGGCTCGGTGGTGAATGTCAATTCGATGGTCGTGCGGCACTCACAGGCCAAGTACGGCGCCTACAAGATGGCCAAGTCGGCCCTGCTGGCCATGTCGCAGACCCTGGCCACCGAGCTGGGGGAGAACGGCATCCGGGTCAACTCGGTGATGCCCGGCTACATCTGGGGTGAAACTCTGGAGGGGTACTTCAACCATCAGGCGCAGAAGTACGGCACCACCGTGGAACAGATCTACAACGCGTCGGCGGCCGGGTCCGATCTCAAGCGTCTGCCCACCGAGGACGAGGTGGCCTCGGCGATCCTGTTCATGGCCAGCGACCTGTCCAGCGGCATCACCGGCCAGGCTCTTGACGTGAACTGCGGAGAATACAAAGCATGA
- a CDS encoding sulfotransferase family protein produces the protein MTRTNVGTVEDLHASAVKACGLEDFGTDDDNYLEALGVLLESYQRDADLTELGSKMQRFFTRNALVARLVSNAAFTQYPQHVDVPIERPIFVTGLPRTGTTVIHRLLTADPTHQGLEMWLAEFPQPRPPRETWPDNPVFSALDARFKQAHEENPDYTGLHFMTADEVEECWQLLRQSLHSVSYETLAHVPTYSQWLARQDWSKSYRRHRKNLQLIGLNEPEKRWVLKNPSHLFALDALFEAYPDALVVQCHRPAETIMASMCSLAQQTTDGWSNTFTGNVIGEDAMETWSRGLELFNTERAKHDPAQFCDVDYFDFVKDPVGAVEGIYRTFGLEFTDAARQAMVASHTASQQGPRAPKHTYSLADYGLTPEAVKERFKGL, from the coding sequence ATGACCCGCACCAATGTCGGCACCGTCGAGGATCTGCACGCCTCGGCGGTGAAGGCCTGCGGCCTAGAGGATTTCGGCACCGACGACGACAACTACCTCGAAGCTCTCGGAGTGCTGCTGGAGTCCTACCAGCGCGACGCCGATCTGACCGAGCTGGGCAGCAAGATGCAGCGCTTCTTCACCCGAAACGCGCTGGTGGCCCGTCTGGTGTCCAACGCCGCCTTCACGCAGTACCCGCAGCATGTCGACGTGCCCATCGAGCGGCCGATCTTCGTCACCGGCCTGCCGCGCACCGGGACCACGGTGATCCACCGGTTGCTCACCGCCGACCCGACACATCAGGGTTTGGAGATGTGGCTGGCGGAGTTCCCGCAGCCGCGGCCGCCGCGCGAAACCTGGCCGGACAACCCGGTTTTCAGTGCGCTCGACGCCCGGTTCAAACAGGCGCACGAGGAGAACCCGGATTACACCGGGCTGCACTTCATGACCGCCGACGAGGTCGAGGAATGCTGGCAGTTGCTGCGCCAGTCGTTGCACTCGGTGTCCTACGAGACGCTGGCCCATGTACCGACCTACTCGCAGTGGCTGGCCCGTCAGGACTGGTCCAAGTCTTACCGACGGCACCGGAAGAATCTGCAGCTGATCGGCCTCAACGAGCCCGAGAAGCGTTGGGTACTCAAGAACCCCAGCCATCTGTTCGCCCTCGATGCGCTGTTCGAGGCGTACCCGGATGCGCTCGTCGTCCAGTGCCACCGCCCGGCGGAGACCATCATGGCTTCGATGTGCTCGCTGGCGCAGCAGACCACCGACGGCTGGTCCAACACGTTCACCGGGAACGTGATCGGCGAAGATGCCATGGAAACCTGGTCGCGTGGCCTGGAGCTGTTCAATACCGAGCGGGCCAAGCACGATCCGGCCCAGTTCTGCGATGTGGACTACTTCGATTTCGTCAAGGATCCGGTGGGCGCTGTCGAAGGTATCTACCGCACCTTCGGCCTGGAGTTCACCGACGCCGCGCGGCAGGCGATGGTCGCCAGTCATACCGCCAGCCAGCAGGGACCCCGCGCACCGAAGCACACCTACTCACTGGCCGACTACGGGTTGACCCCCGAGGCAGTCAAGGAGCGGTTCAAGGGGCTGTGA
- a CDS encoding TIGR03617 family F420-dependent LLM class oxidoreductase: protein MKVYVALDPGRPLTATADYARRVERMGCDGLHVAETVHDSLAVALLALEHTSRITVRTAVTLAFVRSPTLTAYTAWDLSVLSGGRFELGLGTQIKQNIEDRYGMPWSDPIARIRDYVGALGALFDAFRTGDAVCFESDNYRLTRMQPYFNPGPSDAVRPPIWLGAVNRGMCELAGQLAHGIVTHSTNSDPDYLRDVVRPAMTRGAEATGRADIPLLIASTAIATGRTDEAIAVERERQRRMLAFLYSTPAYAAGLTRRGLADLPERLRSLVRTELWDELPSVLPDSILDELVVCGRHDELPGKLAAKFGDLADGIVLPPLGDGDDDASLAACVAELRTAD from the coding sequence ATGAAGGTCTATGTGGCGTTGGACCCGGGCAGGCCGCTGACCGCAACCGCGGATTACGCGCGGCGGGTCGAACGGATGGGCTGCGACGGGCTGCACGTCGCCGAGACCGTGCACGACTCCCTGGCGGTCGCGCTGCTGGCCCTTGAGCACACGTCGCGCATCACCGTCCGCACCGCGGTCACGCTGGCGTTCGTACGGAGCCCCACGCTGACGGCGTACACGGCCTGGGACCTGTCGGTGCTCTCCGGTGGGCGGTTCGAACTGGGCCTGGGCACGCAGATCAAGCAGAACATCGAGGACCGCTACGGCATGCCGTGGAGCGATCCGATTGCCCGGATCCGGGATTACGTCGGCGCGTTGGGTGCCTTGTTCGATGCCTTCCGCACCGGGGACGCCGTGTGTTTCGAGAGTGACAACTACCGGCTCACCCGGATGCAGCCGTACTTCAATCCCGGTCCGAGCGATGCGGTCCGCCCCCCGATCTGGCTGGGGGCGGTGAACCGCGGAATGTGCGAGCTCGCAGGCCAACTCGCTCACGGAATCGTCACGCATTCGACCAACTCCGACCCGGACTACCTGCGCGACGTGGTCCGCCCGGCGATGACACGTGGCGCCGAAGCGACGGGCCGGGCCGACATCCCGCTCCTCATCGCCTCGACGGCGATCGCGACCGGCCGCACCGATGAGGCCATCGCCGTAGAACGCGAACGGCAACGCCGAATGTTGGCATTTCTGTATTCGACGCCTGCGTACGCGGCGGGTCTGACCCGCCGCGGCCTCGCTGACCTGCCGGAGCGGCTCCGGTCGCTGGTGCGCACCGAGTTGTGGGACGAATTACCTTCGGTGCTGCCCGATTCCATTCTGGATGAGCTGGTGGTGTGCGGGCGCCATGATGAGCTACCCGGCAAGCTGGCGGCCAAATTCGGCGATCTCGCCGACGGCATCGTCCTACCGCCTCTGGGCGACGGAGACGATGACGCGTCGCTGGCCGCCTGCGTGGCCGAATTGCGAACCGCGGACTAG
- a CDS encoding NADPH-dependent F420 reductase translates to MKIGLLGTGNLAVMLGKAWAGAGHSVVVTGRNPAHARTAAQQIGSAAAPIDPSEFADAVDVVVVAIPWDGLDHALNLVGGPSGALSGKAVIDCTNPVDFTTGRLIPATGSAAEYVASLAVGAGVVKALHLFAGASWPFTGSPATAPVVAVCGDDPGALHHAEALIADLGARPVTVGGIDAARQAEEAAGFVMRVVAAGANPRLAIPHVDPVPAAAVRSPG, encoded by the coding sequence GTGAAGATCGGACTACTCGGGACCGGCAATCTCGCGGTGATGCTCGGCAAGGCCTGGGCCGGTGCCGGTCATTCCGTCGTGGTGACGGGCCGCAACCCCGCCCATGCCCGGACCGCTGCACAGCAGATCGGTTCCGCCGCAGCGCCGATCGACCCGAGCGAGTTCGCAGACGCGGTGGACGTCGTGGTGGTCGCCATCCCATGGGACGGACTGGATCACGCGTTGAATCTGGTCGGCGGTCCGAGCGGCGCACTGTCGGGCAAGGCCGTGATCGACTGCACCAACCCGGTCGACTTCACGACCGGGCGCCTGATCCCCGCAACCGGATCCGCCGCCGAGTACGTCGCGAGCCTCGCGGTCGGCGCCGGGGTGGTGAAGGCCCTGCACCTCTTCGCCGGCGCATCATGGCCATTCACCGGCAGTCCCGCCACCGCACCGGTGGTCGCGGTCTGCGGCGACGACCCCGGCGCACTGCACCACGCTGAAGCGCTGATCGCCGACCTCGGGGCGCGACCCGTGACCGTGGGAGGCATCGACGCCGCCCGACAAGCAGAAGAAGCCGCTGGATTCGTGATGCGCGTGGTCGCCGCCGGCGCAAACCCGCGACTCGCGATCCCGCACGTCGACCCGGTCCCCGCGGCGGCGGTTCGATCCCCCGGCTAG